The following proteins come from a genomic window of Candidatus Francisella endociliophora:
- the erpA gene encoding iron-sulfur cluster insertion protein ErpA, which yields MSEEVQSAEVQSVEPINFTESASLKVKELIEEEGDDSLSLRVYITGGGCSGFQYAFAFDNEVKEDDMVITKNGVRLLVDSMSFQYLVGADVDYKDDVEGAYFVIRNPNAKTTCGCGSSFSV from the coding sequence ATGAGTGAAGAAGTTCAAAGTGCCGAAGTTCAAAGCGTAGAGCCTATAAATTTCACAGAATCGGCTTCTTTGAAAGTAAAAGAGCTGATTGAAGAAGAGGGCGATGATTCCTTAAGTTTACGTGTATATATTACAGGTGGAGGCTGTTCTGGTTTTCAGTATGCTTTTGCCTTTGATAATGAAGTAAAAGAAGACGATATGGTTATTACAAAAAATGGGGTTCGTCTTCTTGTTGATTCAATGAGTTTTCAGTATCTTGTTGGTGCTGATGTTGATTACAAAGATGATGTCGAAGGGGCATATTTTGTAATTAGAAATCCAAATGCCAAAACTACTTGTGGTTGTGGCTCATCTTTTTCTGTATAA
- the udk gene encoding uridine kinase, with protein MAGKGDVFIIGIVGGSGSGKTLFSNAIIKKLKSKHLNKIAVISEDRYYKNWGEMVGFEEACKVNYDHPDAFDHKLLRKDLESLVEGNDIYIPHYDYTTHSRVEGKAEKITGGVSVIILEGIMLFNDRKLLKMMDFKVYMDTPSDLCFIRRLMRDQNERGRSVDSVINQYLETVRPMHIKFIEPSKRKADIIVPDGAQNKTVIDIIYNKVKQLLKRNGVKNG; from the coding sequence ATGGCTGGTAAAGGCGATGTTTTTATAATTGGTATAGTTGGTGGCTCAGGCTCAGGTAAGACACTATTTTCTAACGCAATTATTAAAAAATTAAAATCAAAACATTTGAATAAAATTGCTGTAATTTCAGAAGATAGGTATTATAAAAATTGGGGTGAAATGGTTGGTTTTGAAGAAGCTTGTAAAGTTAACTATGACCATCCCGATGCTTTTGATCATAAGTTACTAAGAAAAGATTTAGAGAGCTTAGTAGAAGGTAATGATATCTATATACCGCACTATGATTATACTACTCACTCAAGGGTTGAAGGTAAAGCTGAAAAGATTACCGGTGGAGTTAGTGTTATAATTTTAGAAGGAATTATGTTATTTAATGACCGTAAACTTTTAAAAATGATGGACTTTAAGGTTTATATGGATACTCCATCTGATTTATGTTTTATTCGAAGATTAATGCGTGATCAGAATGAGAGAGGCAGAAGCGTTGATAGTGTGATAAATCAATATTTAGAAACTGTTAGACCAATGCATATTAAATTTATTGAGCCTTCAAAAAGAAAAGCTGATATTATAGTTCCTGATGGAGCACAAAATAAAACTGTAATTGATATTATATATAACAAAGTAAAACAATTATTGAAAAGAAATGGAGTAAAAAATGGCTAG
- a CDS encoding LysR family transcriptional regulator encodes MSYDDIFLFIKLINIGTFTELARQMNISQSTVSRRIQNLEESINTKLIKRNSRGLIEMTSDGEVLYRNFNNIETQANETLQRLMNISKEVKGTLKIGVPKLFFDNVIASRLDNFYRCYPNAKLIFTYTAGVVDLVRDDLDLAITTKQPLTQNCTIKTLVKAKNKLYTSKKYIKENGVPKTVKDLELHKVVGLADNNKGRETLIGTSEENGSKQQVCLSSSLFLNNAMYDPSLVARCSFIINTLDIFASSNDEIVPVLEKYYFGETSFYLVRGVGIRNNLEQEVAKFINVCLQRET; translated from the coding sequence ATGAGTTATGATGATATTTTTCTTTTTATAAAACTTATAAACATAGGTACATTTACTGAGCTTGCTAGACAAATGAATATTTCTCAAAGCACAGTATCGCGTAGGATTCAAAATCTAGAAGAGTCAATTAACACGAAGCTAATAAAAAGAAATTCTAGAGGCTTAATAGAAATGACATCTGATGGGGAGGTGCTATATAGGAATTTTAATAATATAGAAACTCAAGCAAATGAAACTCTTCAAAGGTTAATGAATATCTCAAAAGAAGTTAAAGGAACTTTGAAAATTGGAGTTCCAAAACTGTTTTTTGATAATGTTATAGCAAGTAGGTTGGATAATTTTTATAGATGCTACCCAAATGCAAAATTAATATTTACATATACAGCTGGAGTGGTTGATTTAGTTAGAGATGACTTAGATTTAGCTATAACAACAAAGCAACCTTTAACACAAAACTGTACAATAAAAACATTAGTTAAAGCAAAGAATAAACTTTATACATCCAAAAAATATATTAAAGAAAATGGAGTTCCTAAAACAGTTAAAGATTTAGAGTTACATAAAGTTGTTGGGCTTGCTGATAATAATAAGGGTCGAGAAACTTTAATAGGTACTTCAGAAGAAAATGGATCAAAACAACAGGTCTGTTTAAGTTCAAGTTTATTTCTTAATAATGCTATGTATGACCCTAGCTTAGTTGCAAGGTGTAGTTTTATTATTAACACTTTAGACATATTCGCAAGTAGCAATGATGAAATAGTTCCTGTTTTAGAAAAATATTACTTTGGTGAAACTTCTTTCTATTTAGTTAGAGGCGTGGGGATACGTAACAATTTAGAACAAGAAGTGGCAAAATTTATAAATGTTTGTTTACAGAGAGAAACGTAA
- the kdsA gene encoding 3-deoxy-8-phosphooctulonate synthase: protein MKIANFEVGNGKPFFLMSGPCVIESEQMAMDTAGYLTEVTKELGINFVYKSSFDKANRSSINSFRGLGVDKGLEILAKVKKTYDVPVVTDVHEDTPFAEVAEVVDILQTPAFLCRQTNFIVDVCKQGKPVNIKKGQFLAPWDMQHVVTKAKTTGNEQIMVCERGVSFGYNNLVSDMRSLEIMKDTGCPVVFDATHSVQLPGGQGSSSGGQREFVPVLSKAAMAVGIDGLFMETHPNPAEAKSDGPNSFPMYKIKEFLSLLKELDHLVKSQPKIEL from the coding sequence ATGAAAATTGCTAATTTTGAAGTAGGAAATGGTAAGCCATTTTTCCTAATGTCAGGACCTTGTGTAATCGAATCAGAGCAAATGGCTATGGATACAGCGGGGTATTTAACAGAAGTTACTAAAGAGTTAGGTATTAACTTTGTTTATAAATCATCTTTTGATAAAGCAAATCGTTCTTCTATAAATAGTTTTAGAGGTTTAGGTGTAGATAAGGGCTTAGAGATTTTAGCAAAAGTTAAAAAAACTTATGATGTACCTGTTGTTACAGATGTACATGAGGATACTCCATTTGCTGAAGTAGCTGAGGTTGTAGATATATTACAAACACCAGCTTTTTTATGTCGTCAAACTAATTTTATTGTAGATGTTTGTAAGCAAGGAAAACCTGTAAACATCAAAAAAGGTCAGTTCTTAGCACCTTGGGATATGCAGCATGTTGTAACTAAAGCAAAAACTACCGGTAATGAACAAATTATGGTTTGTGAAAGAGGGGTAAGCTTTGGGTATAACAATCTTGTTTCAGATATGCGTTCACTTGAGATTATGAAAGATACAGGTTGTCCTGTAGTATTTGATGCAACACACTCTGTACAACTTCCAGGTGGTCAAGGTAGTTCATCAGGCGGTCAAAGAGAGTTTGTGCCAGTTTTATCAAAAGCTGCTATGGCAGTTGGAATTGATGGGTTATTTATGGAGACTCATCCAAATCCAGCTGAAGCAAAAAGTGATGGGCCAAATTCTTTCCCAATGTATAAAATCAAAGAATTTTTGAGCTTATTAAAAGAACTTGATCATTTAGTAAAGAGTCAACCAAAAATAGAATTATAG
- a CDS encoding disulfide bond formation protein B — translation MKKIIPNDAIKALSAIEAAGIAIIILMAFFFQFFMDEIPCPLCLLQRLGLLAIGFGFLLNMRFHVRPSHYALSLLAAVFTAFVSLRQIALHVTDPVGFGSKILGLHMYSWVFVISMIAIIYIAIVMSYPEQYEIRKKPQEISEAKNKKLKIFTHIIFLLFAFIVLANVTSTFVECGLHECPDNPTSYLLA, via the coding sequence ATGAAAAAGATTATTCCAAATGATGCTATAAAAGCATTAAGCGCCATAGAAGCAGCTGGTATAGCAATAATTATTCTAATGGCATTCTTCTTTCAATTTTTCATGGATGAAATCCCCTGCCCACTCTGTCTTTTACAGAGACTAGGGCTACTAGCTATTGGGTTTGGATTCTTATTAAATATGAGATTTCACGTCCGCCCAAGTCATTATGCACTATCACTTTTAGCTGCTGTTTTTACTGCTTTTGTATCATTAAGACAAATTGCTTTACATGTAACAGATCCCGTTGGATTTGGCTCAAAAATTTTGGGATTACATATGTATAGTTGGGTCTTTGTAATATCTATGATTGCTATTATCTATATTGCTATAGTTATGTCATATCCCGAGCAGTACGAAATTCGTAAAAAACCTCAAGAAATCTCAGAGGCTAAAAATAAGAAATTAAAGATATTCACTCATATAATATTTTTACTCTTTGCCTTTATAGTATTAGCTAACGTAACGTCTACTTTTGTTGAATGTGGATTACATGAATGTCCTGATAACCCAACAAGCTATTTATTAGCTTAA
- a CDS encoding PLP-dependent cysteine synthase family protein: MLSLIGRTPIIKLKNNNCNHNFYAKCEWVNPTGSIKDRVAKYILDDLINNNKIQSNQPVVEASSGNMGTSLAAIAKYFNHPVHITCPEKTGLIKRKMITSLGAKLTICKNTADYKDPEFYVNKARLIADKLNGILINQYDNPLNTECHYKTTGPEIVSYFLTQALNIDYFITVGGSGGTITGCAKRIKEIFPNAKVVMPDPKGSVYYDIFNFGKPIKQNIYSYKVEGPGNPVFCKSMDLAYIDEIIQFTDNQAIEGCKDLAIEQGIYAGHSSGANYFILKKLANMLPKNKNYNILIMILDSGMKYDFE, translated from the coding sequence ATGTTATCTCTAATAGGAAGAACCCCTATAATCAAACTTAAAAATAATAACTGTAATCACAATTTCTATGCTAAGTGCGAATGGGTTAATCCAACAGGAAGCATAAAAGATCGCGTTGCAAAATATATTCTTGACGACCTAATCAACAATAATAAGATACAGTCAAATCAACCTGTTGTTGAAGCTAGCTCCGGCAATATGGGTACATCTTTAGCAGCTATTGCAAAATACTTTAATCATCCAGTACATATTACCTGTCCAGAAAAAACAGGACTAATTAAAAGAAAAATGATTACAAGCCTTGGAGCCAAGTTAACCATTTGTAAGAACACTGCAGATTATAAAGATCCTGAATTTTATGTAAATAAGGCTCGATTAATAGCAGATAAATTAAATGGCATTCTAATAAACCAATACGACAATCCTTTGAATACTGAATGCCACTACAAAACTACAGGCCCTGAGATAGTTAGCTATTTTTTGACGCAAGCTTTAAATATTGATTACTTTATAACAGTCGGTGGTTCAGGAGGAACCATTACAGGATGTGCAAAAAGAATTAAAGAAATATTCCCTAATGCTAAAGTTGTTATGCCAGACCCTAAAGGCTCAGTTTATTATGACATTTTTAATTTTGGTAAACCTATTAAGCAAAATATCTATAGTTATAAAGTTGAAGGTCCGGGGAATCCAGTTTTTTGTAAATCCATGGATCTAGCATATATAGATGAAATAATACAATTCACTGATAATCAAGCTATAGAAGGTTGTAAAGATTTAGCTATTGAACAAGGAATATATGCGGGACACAGCAGTGGGGCAAATTATTTTATACTAAAAAAACTAGCAAATATGCTTCCAAAAAATAAAAACTACAATATTTTAATAATGATTCTAGATAGTGGTATGAAGTATGATTTTGAATGA
- the rpoZ gene encoding DNA-directed RNA polymerase subunit omega, translating into MARVTVEDCLDKVETRFDLVVLASMRANNILRNGYSESIDNEKKEKATVVALREIAESEITTDQILRNEIEG; encoded by the coding sequence ATGGCTAGAGTAACGGTAGAAGATTGTTTAGATAAAGTTGAAACAAGATTTGATTTAGTAGTTTTAGCATCTATGAGAGCAAATAATATCCTAAGAAATGGCTATTCAGAATCTATAGATAATGAAAAGAAAGAAAAAGCTACAGTAGTTGCTTTGAGAGAAATTGCAGAATCAGAGATTACTACTGATCAAATACTTAGAAATGAAATAGAAGGTTAA
- a CDS encoding linear amide C-N hydrolase, which produces MKKTISKILLTTSILATAAPTFACSELNHNFGNDLGLYSARTMDVFIDLQPSLSIYPKGTKETGALDRNSLNWTDKYGYVSVDETNLHDLTAEGVNEKGLSAHLLYFGTMEQPERNANIKGVNGLAWVRYVLGNYSNVDEVIKGLGDYQIYTPQIELQGKKGNLPIHYLIEDAQGNSAIIEYVNKKLTVHKNIKAMTNEPSFDKQMENLNIIKNTDLYNIDMIPGGAKSENRFVRANFISENMPKASSPEEAVNYMFAAADSVSVPFVEGYKDVDFTAEGVQDKWPTQWKSVISTQDKKLYLSDVLVGNRIYVDLNEANLEQGQPVKTISAMNNNLAGDVTYDMSSK; this is translated from the coding sequence ATGAAAAAAACTATTTCAAAAATCTTACTAACTACTAGTATCTTAGCAACTGCTGCACCAACATTTGCATGCTCAGAATTAAATCATAATTTTGGAAATGACTTAGGACTATATTCTGCTAGAACAATGGATGTATTTATAGATCTACAACCAAGCTTATCTATTTACCCAAAAGGCACAAAAGAAACAGGAGCTCTTGATAGAAATTCTCTTAACTGGACTGATAAGTATGGATATGTATCTGTTGATGAAACAAATTTACACGACCTAACTGCTGAAGGAGTCAATGAAAAAGGTTTATCAGCCCACCTATTATATTTTGGAACTATGGAGCAACCAGAAAGAAATGCTAACATAAAAGGAGTTAATGGTTTAGCTTGGGTTAGATATGTTCTTGGCAATTACTCAAATGTAGATGAAGTCATAAAAGGATTAGGAGATTATCAAATTTATACACCTCAAATAGAACTTCAAGGTAAAAAAGGAAATTTACCAATCCATTACTTAATAGAAGATGCCCAAGGAAATAGCGCCATAATAGAATATGTAAATAAAAAGCTTACTGTACATAAGAATATTAAAGCTATGACAAACGAGCCAAGTTTTGATAAGCAAATGGAAAATTTAAATATTATAAAAAATACCGATTTATATAACATAGATATGATTCCTGGTGGAGCTAAATCAGAAAACAGATTTGTAAGAGCAAATTTTATTAGCGAAAATATGCCTAAAGCGAGCTCTCCAGAGGAAGCTGTAAACTATATGTTTGCTGCTGCAGACTCAGTTTCCGTACCCTTCGTAGAAGGATATAAGGATGTTGATTTTACTGCAGAAGGTGTTCAAGATAAATGGCCAACTCAATGGAAAAGTGTTATTTCAACACAAGATAAAAAACTATATCTTTCTGATGTTCTTGTAGGTAATAGAATATATGTAGACTTAAATGAAGCTAATCTAGAGCAAGGGCAACCTGTAAAGACTATTTCAGCAATGAATAATAACTTAGCTGGTGATGTTACTTATGATATGAGCTCGAAGTAA
- a CDS encoding tyrosine-type recombinase/integrase, with protein MKLSDLKIKKLKATGRDYTQGDGNNLYIRVDPNGNKSFLYIYTKDKKRNVVSLGKYPVMSLQEAREESFRIKKDIKAGRNPKIQNDESKNFKYVAEKFIENCRQSGLTDIYIKSSISRLELYAYPVIGNRDINTIEPLEIISILQKLEKKGTLGQRDRLRFNLNMVFKYAIAHGLCLYNPVRDISLALIKKEEKNLAFIDPVKDKQAFKNLISDCFNHKNQQTREAFKLLIYTGLRPLELLAMEWGEIEESCIRIKPERMKMRYEHIVPLSRQAKECIARLEYMKMHDKYIFVSSHNSKVHRPRNHLNSNLQKILGYDGKGDKPKQTAHGFRHIISTSLYEMARHYKWRSEAIEMVLAHREKNKVKATYNKYDYLEEREEMLQVWADYLDELIS; from the coding sequence ATGAAACTATCAGATTTAAAAATAAAAAAACTAAAGGCTACAGGCAGAGATTATACCCAAGGAGATGGTAATAATCTATATATACGAGTAGACCCAAATGGTAATAAGTCATTTCTGTATATCTATACAAAAGATAAAAAGAGAAATGTTGTTAGCTTAGGAAAATACCCAGTAATGTCATTACAAGAAGCCAGAGAAGAATCATTTAGAATAAAAAAAGATATTAAAGCTGGTCGCAATCCCAAGATACAAAATGATGAGAGTAAAAACTTCAAATATGTAGCAGAAAAATTTATTGAAAACTGTAGGCAATCAGGATTAACAGATATATATATAAAATCATCAATATCAAGATTGGAGCTATATGCTTATCCAGTTATAGGGAATAGAGATATAAATACAATAGAGCCTTTAGAAATAATATCAATATTACAAAAGTTAGAAAAAAAAGGCACACTAGGTCAAAGAGATAGATTAAGATTTAATCTTAATATGGTATTTAAATATGCGATAGCACATGGGTTGTGCCTGTATAATCCAGTTAGAGATATTTCACTAGCACTAATAAAGAAAGAAGAAAAAAACTTAGCCTTTATAGATCCTGTTAAAGATAAGCAAGCATTTAAAAATCTAATAAGTGATTGCTTTAATCATAAAAATCAACAGACTAGAGAAGCTTTTAAATTATTGATTTATACAGGATTAAGACCTTTAGAGTTATTGGCTATGGAGTGGGGAGAGATAGAAGAAAGCTGCATTAGGATAAAACCTGAAAGAATGAAAATGCGATATGAACATATAGTGCCACTATCTAGGCAAGCAAAAGAGTGCATAGCTAGATTAGAATATATGAAGATGCACGATAAATACATTTTTGTTAGCTCTCATAATTCAAAGGTACATAGACCTAGAAATCATTTAAACTCTAATTTACAAAAGATTTTAGGATATGATGGAAAGGGTGATAAGCCTAAGCAGACAGCTCACGGCTTTAGGCATATAATATCAACATCATTATATGAAATGGCTAGACATTATAAGTGGAGAAGTGAAGCTATTGAGATGGTATTAGCTCACAGGGAAAAAAATAAAGTTAAGGCTACTTACAATAAGTATGACTACTTAGAAGAAAGAGAAGAAATGTTGCAAGTATGGGCTGATTATTTAGATGAATTAATAAGTTGA
- a CDS encoding DUF5993 family protein yields the protein MPGILISFVLLLISILTAWFNRRWGVITFSIFLIAANLVFLHHATDHLSIYL from the coding sequence ATGCCTGGTATATTAATAAGTTTTGTCTTACTGCTAATATCTATATTAACTGCTTGGTTCAATAGGCGATGGGGAGTTATAACTTTTTCCATATTCTTAATCGCTGCAAACCTAGTTTTTTTGCATCATGCTACAGATCATTTATCTATTTACTTATAG